One window from the genome of Streptomyces sp. NBC_01476 encodes:
- a CDS encoding SCO2524 family protein, which translates to MQIKPRQHLLDIWQAISRHSFEDGEWEWGEWGGRSSVADAERLLCLMYPATEIPAFRLDDPDTTERDVQTALKNAGGRLEIPAKLVRILAEFMRTHTAEDKRPSFAGGYYFVPADPDNPLTEEQRELGVVDSFSMSITLCLATLGFLKVYEGKTRRGEVRAIIDELRSATEARLTAAMVSLLRSFTVNVFDADEPQGRTLCQLLGQGRASDRVVVERFQRRFEALRATIGESFVLGVDIADRLKDENQLFECGWAWSLVKEAPPVETTEPIGPQPDGVARPIPYLYFTVVALDGIQDLFTDRTLTLGLLTPEQQRLAEALRLRWEITQQYWSGIARFGDGSWPLEDIPWRTTGQRLESEYFSLSVASILVHDLVRRRATDDDLTRTVAVMERLAERARITSRMTMGDRTISLHSPGVKLPLQGSSDTGNPMQWTMADFSAQLLKRSIQLCTLSRNIASHDRLLRLAERIFDHVWKRRISEGEGAGLWDNVQAVFSDAPGYEGPLSWNITERVTECMVAGRQLYIQPPIRSSELVAYAASLLSEATHLLGNEQLEPTSHHDGSRGIALKAVEVKLSRAREIVDRQPGTTVALTMEVLGELDTLALARHTASRGV; encoded by the coding sequence ATGCAGATCAAGCCGCGCCAGCATCTGCTGGATATCTGGCAGGCGATTTCACGCCATTCGTTCGAGGACGGGGAATGGGAGTGGGGGGAATGGGGCGGCCGCAGCAGTGTCGCGGACGCCGAACGGCTGCTCTGCCTGATGTATCCGGCGACCGAAATCCCCGCCTTCCGGCTGGATGACCCGGACACCACCGAGCGCGACGTGCAAACCGCGCTCAAGAACGCCGGCGGCCGGCTGGAGATCCCGGCGAAGCTGGTCCGCATTCTCGCCGAATTCATGCGCACCCATACCGCGGAGGACAAGCGGCCGAGCTTCGCCGGCGGTTACTACTTCGTGCCCGCCGACCCCGACAACCCGCTGACCGAGGAGCAGCGGGAGTTGGGCGTGGTCGACTCCTTCTCGATGTCGATCACCCTGTGCCTGGCCACCCTCGGCTTCCTCAAGGTCTACGAGGGCAAGACCCGCCGCGGCGAGGTGCGGGCGATCATCGACGAACTGCGGTCCGCCACCGAGGCCCGGCTCACCGCCGCCATGGTGAGCCTGCTGCGCTCCTTCACGGTCAATGTCTTCGACGCCGACGAGCCGCAGGGCCGCACCCTGTGTCAACTCCTCGGCCAGGGCAGGGCGTCGGACCGGGTGGTGGTCGAGCGCTTCCAGCGCCGCTTCGAGGCGCTGCGTGCCACCATCGGCGAGAGTTTCGTCCTCGGCGTCGACATCGCCGACCGCCTCAAGGACGAGAACCAGCTCTTCGAGTGCGGCTGGGCCTGGAGCCTGGTGAAGGAAGCACCGCCGGTGGAGACCACGGAGCCGATCGGGCCGCAGCCCGACGGCGTCGCCCGGCCGATCCCCTACCTCTACTTCACCGTGGTCGCGCTCGACGGCATCCAGGACCTGTTCACCGACCGCACTCTCACCCTCGGCCTGCTCACGCCCGAACAGCAGCGCCTGGCCGAGGCGTTACGACTGCGCTGGGAGATCACTCAGCAGTACTGGTCGGGCATCGCCCGCTTCGGGGACGGCAGCTGGCCACTGGAGGACATCCCGTGGCGCACCACGGGGCAGCGTCTTGAGTCCGAGTACTTCTCGCTCTCCGTCGCCTCCATCCTCGTCCACGACCTGGTCCGCCGGCGCGCCACTGACGACGACCTCACCCGGACCGTCGCCGTCATGGAACGGCTCGCCGAACGGGCCCGCATCACCAGCCGGATGACGATGGGCGACCGGACCATCTCGCTGCACTCGCCCGGCGTGAAGCTGCCGCTCCAGGGCAGCAGCGACACCGGGAACCCGATGCAGTGGACGATGGCGGACTTCTCCGCCCAACTGCTCAAGCGGAGCATCCAGTTGTGCACCCTGTCGCGCAACATCGCCTCGCACGACCGTCTGCTGCGCCTGGCGGAGCGCATCTTCGACCATGTGTGGAAGCGCCGGATCAGCGAGGGTGAGGGCGCCGGCCTGTGGGACAACGTCCAGGCGGTCTTCTCCGACGCGCCGGGATACGAGGGCCCCCTGTCGTGGAACATCACCGAGCGCGTCACCGAGTGCATGGTGGCCGGCCGCCAGCTCTACATCCAGCCCCCCATCCGCAGCAGTGAACTGGTGGCCTACGCCGCCTCGTTGCTCAGCGAGGCGACCCACCTGCTCGGCAACGAACAGCTCGAACCGACCTCCCACCACGACGGCTCCCGCGGTATCGCGCTCAAGGCCGTCGAGGTGAAGCTCAGCCGCGCCCGCGAGATCGTGGACCGGCAGCCCGGTACGACGGTGGCACTCACCATGGAAGTCCTCGGGGAACTCGACACCCTGGCACTGGCCAGGCACACCGCATCCCGGGGAGTGTGA
- a CDS encoding SCO2523 family variant P-loop protein yields the protein MLVFAASDKGGTGRSVTSANVAFRRALGGDDVCYLDFDFGSPTAAAVFDVPSAMGGIDQGGLHSYLQGKANEPVRVDVWAQTEHELLRDRPANSGSLVLFPGDRSGGEFALVKDTVSRCIDLFLRLNSEFDLVVIDLSAGRSYAMDMALDVTSRPELRGVDVRWLVYHRWTRQHVIAASGLVFGPRGIIAGGVARGHDEEELRGSIRFVRAAVPDPEAPPWSLVPAAQSTWMRKCDQDLDRLAADRNVGFSVMLGSVPLEPVLQWREQLITDEDVLASRVANLETLTALKDLAEKLTDDEAWGVA from the coding sequence GTGCTCGTCTTCGCCGCTTCGGACAAGGGCGGCACCGGCCGCTCCGTCACCAGCGCCAATGTCGCCTTCCGCCGGGCGCTCGGCGGGGACGACGTCTGCTATCTCGACTTCGACTTCGGTTCACCCACCGCCGCCGCGGTCTTCGACGTGCCCAGCGCCATGGGCGGCATCGACCAGGGCGGCCTGCACTCCTATCTGCAGGGCAAGGCCAACGAACCGGTACGAGTCGACGTCTGGGCCCAGACCGAACACGAACTGCTCCGCGACCGCCCGGCCAACTCCGGCAGTCTCGTGCTCTTCCCCGGCGACCGCAGCGGCGGTGAGTTCGCCCTCGTCAAGGACACCGTCAGCCGCTGCATCGATCTCTTCCTCCGCCTCAACAGCGAGTTCGACCTGGTCGTCATCGACCTCAGCGCGGGCCGCAGTTACGCGATGGACATGGCCCTCGACGTCACCTCGCGGCCGGAGCTGCGAGGTGTCGACGTGCGCTGGCTGGTCTACCACCGCTGGACCCGGCAGCATGTGATCGCCGCCTCCGGACTGGTCTTCGGGCCGCGCGGCATCATCGCCGGCGGGGTGGCCCGCGGACACGACGAGGAGGAGCTGCGCGGCAGCATCCGCTTCGTCCGGGCCGCGGTGCCCGACCCCGAGGCACCGCCGTGGTCGCTGGTGCCGGCCGCACAGTCCACCTGGATGCGCAAGTGCGACCAGGATCTCGACCGGCTCGCCGCCGACCGCAATGTGGGCTTCAGCGTGATGCTCGGCTCGGTCCCGCTCGAACCCGTCCTGCAGTGGCGCGAGCAGCTCATCACCGACGAGGACGTACTCGCCAGCCGGGTCGCCAACCTGGAGACGCTGACCGCGCTGAAGGATCTCGCCGAGAAGCTGACCGACGACGAGGCCTGGGGGGTGGCGTGA
- a CDS encoding SCO2522 family protein, producing MTDAGAEAVFRETTAEPRTQSVPLAQISLELGHLYMEDFEAGPDRLRKHFAQVRPWADAVHALAAADGRRPRVSTCFLVDDYFTRFSSPAELVPMLLAEAERAGLVIDYLARESGCAVADGVAVAEAVEARLVESPPPGSDGSRPPVSQTGWLANGERSPGSQALEAMAGAPAWRPPAETAARRHSVFLDVQLWDDTGGHRTWSCPFLAAVWQLARLGLLRNLGEPLLQPQPWPDTPFPQEWDELPPLVRLNATAAPFSAYRTYSVLPSRFLSIEHAVRSILDQTDADPEALTQVAKRSLGEGLAVPDEIPDRVSYVFYAGI from the coding sequence GTGACGGACGCCGGAGCGGAGGCCGTCTTCCGGGAGACGACGGCCGAGCCCCGTACCCAGTCGGTACCCCTGGCGCAGATCTCCCTCGAACTCGGCCACCTGTACATGGAGGACTTCGAAGCCGGCCCCGACCGGCTGCGCAAGCACTTCGCCCAGGTCCGGCCGTGGGCCGACGCCGTCCACGCACTGGCCGCGGCGGACGGCCGCCGGCCCCGGGTGAGCACCTGCTTCCTGGTGGACGACTACTTCACCCGCTTCTCCTCACCCGCCGAACTCGTACCGATGCTGCTCGCGGAGGCCGAACGGGCCGGGCTCGTCATCGACTACCTGGCACGTGAGTCCGGCTGCGCGGTCGCCGACGGGGTCGCGGTCGCCGAGGCGGTGGAGGCCCGGCTGGTCGAGTCGCCGCCGCCCGGCAGCGACGGCTCCCGGCCGCCGGTGAGCCAGACCGGCTGGCTCGCCAACGGCGAGCGGAGCCCCGGCTCTCAGGCGCTGGAGGCGATGGCCGGCGCCCCGGCCTGGCGGCCGCCCGCGGAGACCGCGGCCCGCCGCCACTCGGTCTTCCTCGACGTCCAGCTCTGGGACGACACCGGCGGACACCGCACCTGGTCCTGCCCCTTCCTCGCCGCCGTCTGGCAACTGGCCCGCCTCGGGCTGCTGCGGAACCTCGGCGAACCCCTCCTGCAGCCGCAGCCCTGGCCGGACACGCCCTTCCCGCAGGAGTGGGACGAACTGCCTCCGCTGGTACGGCTGAACGCGACCGCCGCGCCCTTCTCCGCGTACCGCACCTACTCGGTACTGCCGTCCCGTTTCCTGTCCATCGAGCACGCGGTCCGCAGCATCCTCGACCAGACCGACGCCGACCCGGAAGCCCTCACACAGGTCGCCAAGCGCTCCCTGGGCGAGGGTCTGGCGGTGCCGGACGAGATCCCCGACCGGGTCTCCTACGTCTTCTACGCGGGTATCTGA
- a CDS encoding SCO2521 family protein, which yields MAAHGGRDEDAEPVLVCGEVRTSLLQNSQALPARTAADLLRLRAGERVRLSERPNPYALSPDVLTGVDCLLPTASGAKVRAVGTVAGRAALTEGRLLQTNAFFEATAAGPDQRRPWGHYLARPGVVEPFGRLQAQDVARGCLTGVQRPGELDLGAIAERLLSKVGRHRALDQRAPFKAQRTRLRWVALRAPDSEGPSITAFTLAENGLRTVELRLPGGIGTAAAAGLCEDLALHDWLLTTLVRMVERSRLGSVDGRQAVSALRPAVDHLLHLWMPTARVDQILSPLWEVLEREPGFSRQWQILVQRIRDQLALQAIPLHGQP from the coding sequence ATGGCCGCACACGGGGGCCGGGACGAGGACGCGGAGCCGGTACTGGTCTGCGGTGAGGTACGGACCTCCCTGCTGCAGAACTCGCAGGCGCTCCCCGCCCGGACCGCGGCCGATCTGCTGCGGCTGCGGGCCGGCGAGCGGGTACGGCTCTCGGAGCGGCCCAACCCGTACGCCCTGTCGCCGGACGTGCTGACCGGGGTGGACTGCCTGCTGCCCACCGCCTCAGGCGCCAAGGTGCGGGCCGTCGGGACCGTCGCCGGCCGCGCCGCGCTCACCGAGGGCCGGCTGCTGCAGACGAACGCCTTCTTCGAGGCCACCGCCGCCGGACCGGACCAGCGCCGCCCCTGGGGGCACTACCTGGCCCGCCCCGGAGTAGTGGAACCCTTCGGCAGGCTCCAGGCCCAGGATGTGGCCAGGGGCTGCCTGACCGGTGTCCAGCGCCCCGGCGAACTGGACCTCGGGGCGATAGCCGAGCGCCTGCTCAGCAAGGTGGGGCGGCACCGGGCGCTGGACCAGCGCGCACCGTTCAAGGCCCAGCGCACCCGCCTGCGCTGGGTGGCACTGCGGGCCCCGGACAGCGAGGGCCCGTCGATCACCGCCTTCACCCTCGCGGAGAACGGACTGCGGACGGTGGAACTGCGGCTGCCGGGGGGAATCGGTACGGCCGCCGCCGCGGGGCTCTGCGAAGACCTCGCCCTGCACGACTGGCTGCTCACGACGCTCGTACGGATGGTCGAGCGCAGCCGGCTCGGTTCGGTCGACGGACGCCAGGCGGTTTCGGCCCTGCGTCCCGCCGTCGACCACCTGCTGCATCTGTGGATGCCCACAGCACGTGTAGACCAGATCCTCAGCCCGCTGTGGGAGGTGTTGGAGCGGGAACCGGGATTCAGCCGGCAGTGGCAGATCCTGGTGCAACGGATCAGGGATCAACTGGCCTTGCAGGCCATTCCCTTGCACGGGCAGCCCTGA
- a CDS encoding DUF6879 family protein yields the protein MLFKTLVTALVGGATYLLTNITNQPEVWKLTASIFLGGAALIIQYMTDFERRLGSVEESLAEHNAEMKELVARGFARINEVTELFGLVDRSALPPDGVTRLVRSATQVGSSAPAIMQAFAREEVHRLTDLMENLNQKLVDYEGEDHDWIVTLTGCAAMTIDATSTLVDRDFWPSELGQRYLRAQRDAIEQQHVRIRRLFIIDAPEDNTLELGQFCDDQQSLGIEVRVLALSELSPIARMDETNDFIVFDEALSYEIGSDLRGVNTKTVMDLRPDRVAKRVQRFKTLWEAGQ from the coding sequence GTGCTGTTCAAGACGCTGGTCACAGCGCTGGTCGGCGGCGCCACCTATCTGCTCACCAATATCACCAACCAGCCCGAAGTGTGGAAGCTGACCGCTTCGATCTTCCTGGGCGGCGCGGCCCTGATCATCCAGTACATGACCGACTTCGAACGCCGGCTGGGTTCGGTGGAGGAGAGTCTGGCCGAGCACAACGCCGAGATGAAGGAACTCGTCGCCCGGGGCTTCGCCCGGATCAACGAAGTCACCGAACTCTTCGGCCTGGTGGACCGCTCGGCGCTGCCGCCCGACGGGGTCACCCGGCTGGTGCGCAGCGCCACCCAGGTGGGGTCGAGCGCGCCGGCCATCATGCAGGCCTTCGCGCGCGAGGAGGTCCACCGGCTCACCGACCTGATGGAGAACCTCAACCAGAAACTCGTCGACTACGAGGGGGAGGACCACGACTGGATAGTGACGCTCACCGGCTGCGCCGCCATGACCATCGACGCCACCAGCACTCTGGTGGACCGCGACTTCTGGCCCAGCGAACTCGGACAGCGCTATCTGCGGGCACAGCGTGACGCGATCGAGCAGCAGCACGTCAGGATCCGGCGGCTGTTCATCATCGACGCACCCGAGGACAACACCCTCGAACTCGGCCAGTTCTGTGACGACCAGCAGAGCCTCGGCATCGAGGTGCGGGTCCTCGCCCTGTCGGAACTCTCGCCGATCGCCCGGATGGACGAGACCAACGACTTCATCGTCTTCGACGAGGCACTGTCGTACGAGATCGGCTCCGACCTGCGCGGGGTCAACACCAAGACGGTGATGGACCTGCGTCCGGACCGGGTGGCCAAGCGGGTGCAGCGGTTCAAGACGCTCTGGGAGGCGGGCCAGTAG
- a CDS encoding MSMEG_0569 family flavin-dependent oxidoreductase: MSAPIPLAGAHFPVAVIGGGQAGLSVSYHLRERGIEHVVVEGDRVGHEWRERRWDTFCLVTPNWQCRLPGFPYRGPDPDGFMVLADIIAYLEEYVAFFQPPLVEGVTVTGLRRAAHGRFDVTSTQGEFTADQVVVATGPYHTPAVPRMAERLPAGLRQLHSSEYRNPDRLPAGGVLVVGTGQSGCQIAEDLHLAGRQVHLATGSAPRVARFYRGRDCVAWLDDMGHYARSIDEFDNAAAVRMRANHYVTGRDGGRDIDLRAFARDGMRLYGRLTGINGGRLEFADDLKANLDRADAVAEGIKDAIDAHITARGIQAPDEQRYIPVWEPPGGPGELDLAAEDIGTVIWATGFTRDHRWIEIPAFDGRGYPMHWRGATSCPGLYFLGLPWQNSWGSGRFEAVGRDAEFLAGHIDASRRLADVCGTLTGAPTDLSAALPVG, from the coding sequence GTGAGCGCGCCGATACCGCTGGCCGGCGCGCACTTCCCGGTAGCGGTGATCGGCGGCGGCCAGGCCGGGCTCTCGGTCAGCTACCACCTGCGTGAACGCGGCATCGAGCATGTCGTGGTCGAGGGCGACCGGGTCGGCCACGAATGGCGCGAACGGCGCTGGGACACCTTCTGCCTGGTGACCCCCAACTGGCAGTGCAGACTGCCGGGGTTCCCCTACCGGGGACCGGACCCCGACGGGTTCATGGTGCTCGCCGACATCATCGCCTACCTGGAGGAGTACGTCGCCTTCTTCCAGCCGCCGCTGGTGGAAGGGGTGACCGTCACCGGACTGCGCCGGGCGGCCCACGGCAGGTTCGACGTGACCTCCACCCAGGGCGAGTTCACCGCCGACCAGGTCGTGGTCGCCACCGGCCCGTACCACACGCCGGCCGTGCCGCGGATGGCCGAACGGCTGCCGGCCGGACTGCGGCAGCTGCACTCGTCCGAGTACCGCAACCCGGACCGGCTGCCCGCGGGCGGCGTGCTGGTGGTCGGCACCGGCCAGTCCGGCTGCCAGATCGCCGAAGACCTCCATCTGGCCGGCCGGCAGGTGCATCTGGCGACCGGCAGCGCACCGCGGGTGGCCCGCTTCTACCGGGGCCGCGACTGCGTCGCCTGGCTCGACGACATGGGCCACTACGCCCGCAGCATCGACGAGTTCGACAACGCGGCGGCGGTCCGGATGCGGGCCAACCACTACGTCACCGGTCGTGACGGCGGGCGCGACATCGACCTGCGGGCCTTCGCCCGCGACGGAATGCGGCTGTACGGGCGGCTCACCGGGATCAACGGCGGCCGGCTGGAGTTCGCCGACGACCTCAAGGCCAACCTGGACCGGGCCGACGCGGTGGCCGAAGGCATCAAGGACGCCATCGACGCCCACATCACCGCCCGTGGCATCCAGGCACCGGACGAGCAGCGGTACATCCCGGTGTGGGAGCCGCCCGGCGGACCCGGTGAACTCGACCTGGCAGCCGAGGACATCGGCACCGTCATCTGGGCCACCGGGTTCACCCGCGACCACCGGTGGATCGAGATCCCCGCCTTCGACGGCCGCGGTTACCCCATGCACTGGCGTGGCGCCACCAGTTGCCCGGGCCTGTACTTCCTGGGCCTGCCCTGGCAGAACTCCTGGGGCTCGGGACGGTTCGAAGCCGTCGGCCGGGACGCGGAGTTCCTCGCCGGGCACATCGACGCCTCCCGCCGTCTGGCGGACGTCTGCGGCACCCTCACCGGCGCCCCCACCGACCTGTCCGCCGCCCTCCCCGTCGGCTGA
- a CDS encoding amidohydrolase family protein has product MAMVFDAHRHIGVLPAHPFYGGPPVNPDTTARATVKQLVADLDAEGVERALVIPNYGVPDPGVAFSFNELALEAAHTDERIRAGLWVSPRPEDEHRTAQALALAREPGVRALKLSFLLGGRPSDPACRPALDRIFHEAERFGLVVHVHTSPGAASDIDEVGHLVDWYADRVAVHLVHFGGGMSGHIKLIGARFFDWIAAGKRVYTDLSWAIGFAPYWLAREIDRRGAGHDRVLFASDQPWGDFAGEYARLRAAAGDGELGDLVFRDTFAALYD; this is encoded by the coding sequence ATGGCCATGGTCTTCGACGCGCACCGCCATATCGGCGTGCTGCCCGCCCACCCTTTCTACGGCGGTCCGCCGGTCAACCCCGACACCACCGCCCGCGCCACCGTCAAACAGCTCGTCGCGGACCTCGACGCCGAGGGGGTCGAACGCGCCCTGGTGATCCCCAACTACGGCGTGCCCGACCCCGGCGTCGCCTTCTCCTTCAACGAGTTGGCGCTGGAGGCGGCCCACACCGACGAGCGGATCAGGGCCGGCCTGTGGGTCTCCCCGCGCCCCGAGGACGAACACCGCACCGCCCAGGCGCTGGCGCTCGCCCGCGAGCCGGGCGTCCGCGCCCTCAAGCTCAGCTTCCTGCTCGGCGGACGGCCGAGCGACCCGGCCTGCCGGCCCGCCCTGGACCGGATCTTCCACGAGGCCGAGCGCTTCGGCCTCGTGGTGCATGTGCACACCTCGCCGGGCGCCGCCTCCGACATCGACGAGGTCGGCCACCTCGTCGACTGGTACGCCGACCGGGTCGCCGTGCACCTGGTGCACTTCGGCGGCGGCATGAGCGGCCACATCAAGCTGATCGGTGCCCGCTTCTTCGACTGGATCGCGGCCGGCAAGCGCGTCTACACCGACCTGTCCTGGGCGATCGGCTTCGCCCCGTACTGGCTGGCCCGGGAGATCGACCGGCGCGGCGCGGGCCACGACCGGGTGCTCTTCGCCAGCGACCAGCCGTGGGGCGACTTCGCCGGCGAGTACGCCCGCCTGCGGGCGGCAGCCGGTGACGGCGAACTCGGCGACCTGGTCTTCCGGGACACCTTCGCCGCGCTCTACGACTGA
- a CDS encoding MSMEG_0572/Sll0783 family nitrogen starvation response protein: MSETTAELSDVEQKSLDEIPHPSLPEGSTIYGATKVFPDYQAENGETYFTLVHGIAHESSVSFVAVLQATRALRKGFETAIYFYGPGSLNCLATRGFPTTGNSAFPGEHNINNQLKTFIAEGGKVFCCRFGLSLHGAREEDLIEGVIPTHPLDVQDALIHYARKGAIINSTYQL, encoded by the coding sequence ATGTCCGAGACCACCGCCGAACTCTCCGACGTCGAGCAGAAGTCCCTCGACGAGATCCCGCACCCGTCGCTCCCCGAGGGCTCCACCATCTACGGTGCCACCAAGGTCTTCCCCGACTACCAGGCGGAGAACGGCGAGACCTACTTCACGCTCGTGCACGGCATCGCCCACGAGTCGTCGGTCAGCTTCGTCGCCGTCCTGCAGGCGACCCGCGCGCTGCGCAAGGGCTTCGAGACCGCCATCTACTTCTACGGTCCCGGCTCGCTCAACTGCCTTGCCACCCGCGGCTTCCCGACCACCGGCAACTCGGCATTCCCCGGCGAGCACAACATCAACAATCAGCTGAAGACCTTCATCGCCGAAGGCGGCAAGGTCTTCTGCTGCCGGTTCGGACTGTCGCTGCACGGCGCCCGCGAGGAGGACCTGATCGAGGGCGTCATCCCCACCCACCCGCTGGACGTCCAGGACGCGCTGATCCACTACGCGCGCAAGGGCGCCATCATCAACTCCACCTACCAGCTGTAA
- a CDS encoding MSMEG_0568 family radical SAM protein yields the protein MSVGTPTASGTAVDVTIMTRAELALRGVRTPAAVHRPDGAGPSDDGHFTLGGLPGGANAALPTNPDSPYAVRDGRVWLGEQDTGLTLTPVRRPRFYDLTTADGVPYEHIARLHGADVLATTVVQTCIRYAEADRCRFCTIEESLRSAATVAAKSPAQLAEVAEAAVRLDGVRQMVMTTGTTTGQDRGARNLVRSLRAVLAAVPGLPVQVQCEPPGDLAWIRALHDAGATAIGIHVESLDDEVRRRWMPGKSSVPLAEYEAAWDEAVRVFGPNRVSTYLLVGLGEDPDELIAGAGRLIDRGVYPFVVPFRPMGGTLAARDGVPAPSADLLHRVTVGVAAKLRAAGMTGADQKAGCAACGACGVLSTAGG from the coding sequence GTGAGCGTTGGCACCCCGACGGCGTCCGGTACGGCAGTGGACGTCACGATCATGACCCGCGCGGAGCTGGCGCTGCGCGGCGTCCGCACCCCGGCCGCCGTACACCGGCCGGACGGGGCGGGCCCCAGCGACGACGGCCACTTCACGCTGGGCGGTCTCCCCGGCGGTGCCAACGCCGCGCTGCCCACCAACCCCGACAGCCCCTACGCGGTGCGCGACGGCCGGGTCTGGCTCGGCGAGCAGGACACCGGCCTCACCCTCACCCCCGTCCGCCGCCCCCGGTTCTACGACCTGACCACCGCCGACGGCGTCCCCTACGAGCACATCGCCCGCCTGCACGGCGCGGACGTGCTGGCCACCACCGTCGTCCAGACCTGTATCCGCTACGCCGAGGCCGACCGCTGCCGCTTCTGCACCATCGAGGAGTCACTGCGCTCGGCGGCCACCGTCGCCGCGAAGAGCCCCGCGCAACTCGCGGAGGTGGCCGAGGCGGCGGTACGGCTCGACGGCGTACGGCAGATGGTGATGACCACCGGCACCACGACCGGCCAGGACCGCGGCGCCCGCAATCTCGTCCGCTCGCTGCGCGCGGTCCTGGCCGCGGTGCCGGGACTGCCGGTCCAGGTGCAGTGTGAGCCGCCCGGCGACCTGGCGTGGATCCGCGCACTGCACGACGCGGGCGCCACCGCCATCGGCATCCACGTCGAGTCGCTGGACGACGAGGTGCGCAGGCGCTGGATGCCCGGGAAATCCTCGGTGCCGCTGGCGGAGTACGAGGCCGCGTGGGACGAGGCGGTGCGGGTCTTCGGGCCCAACCGCGTCTCCACCTACCTGCTGGTCGGACTCGGTGAGGATCCCGACGAACTCATCGCGGGCGCCGGGCGGTTGATCGACCGCGGGGTCTACCCCTTCGTGGTGCCCTTCCGGCCGATGGGCGGCACCCTCGCCGCCCGCGACGGGGTGCCCGCACCCAGCGCGGACCTGCTGCACCGGGTCACCGTGGGCGTCGCGGCGAAACTGCGGGCCGCCGGGATGACCGGCGCCGACCAGAAGGCGGGCTGCGCCGCGTGCGGCGCCTGCGGCGTGCTCTCGACCGCGGGGGGCTGA